ACCCTTCTTTTGCTAATGTGTGTTCAATATCCATAGACCCACGTAATTTGATTACCTCTTCTGCTGTATACGGTCTAGTTATATCATTCCAACGCTCATCAATTTGCCAACTTAATTCTAAATTTTGTATTCTTTTCATCATTTCTACTTCCTCCAATTTGTTTTTTATTGTATTTTATAAAATGATTTCTTTTATAAATGTTTGTAACCAGGTAACGTTAAGAATTCAGTAAATTCATTATTTTCAATTAATTTATTAAACAGTTGTACAGCTTCCTTTATAAAACTATTTTCAAATCTTTCAGCACCTCGCTCAGCCTTTATTTTCTCTAACTCTTCTTCTTGTAATTGCTGAACAAGTTCCAAAGTTAATTTTCTTCCATCATCGAGAATCCCTTTCGGATGTCTTATCCACTGCCATAACTGTGCTCGTGAAATTTCAGCAGTTGCTGCATCTTCCATCAAATTGTGAATAGGAGCAGCACCATTACCAGACAGCCAAGAATCAATATATTGAATACCAACATTAATATTGGTACGTACACCAGTCTCAGTGATGTTTCCTTCTGGAACAGCAAGTAAATCCTTAGCTGTTACTTTAATATCTTCTCTTTTTCTGTGAATCTGATTTGCACTCGGCATGATTTTATCAAACATTTCTAATGCAACAGGAACCAGACCAGGATGTGCAACCCATGTTCCATCGTGACCATCTAAAGCTTCTCTTTCTTTATCTGCGCTAACCTTTTGGAAAGCTTCTTCATTTGCCTTAGGATTATTTTTAATCGGAATTTGAGCAGCCATTCCTCCAATTGCTGGTGCATTTCTTCGGTGACAGGTCTGAATGACTAATTGTGAATAAGCCCTCATAAATGGCACAGTCATCGTTACTTCAGAACGATCTGGCAAAATCATTTCATCATGATTTCTGAATTTTTTAATATAGCTAAAAATATAATCCCATCGTCCACAATTTAATCCTGCTGAATGCTCTCTTAATTCATATAAAATCTCATTCATTTCAAAGGAAGCTAATATCGTTTCGATGAGTACTGTTGCTTTTATCGTCCCTTGCGGAATTTGCAACTCATTTTGAGCAAAAACAAACACCTCATTCCAAAGCCTTGCCTCAAGGTGATTTTCTAACTTTGGTAAATAATAATAAGGACCGCTTCCAATTTCCATACACTTCTTAGCATTATGATACAAGTACAATCCAAAATCTACTAAGCTTGCTGATGCTGGTTCTCCATCTACAATGATATGTTTCTCCTCTAAATGCCAGCCTCTAGGACGAACGATTAATACAGCGATCTCTTCATTCAAACTATATTTTTTTCCATTCGCGTTTTCAAAAGTAATTGATCTATTCACGGCATCACGAAGATTGATTTGCCCCTCTATACAATTTTCCCATTTGGGGGAGTTAGCATCTTCAAAATCTGCCATAAAAACCTTTGCTCCAGAATTCAAGGCATTGATTATCATTTTCCGATCAACTGGACCTGTAATTTCTACTCTTCTATCTTGGAGATCCTTAGGTAAAGAGGCAATTGTCCAATCACCATTACGAATATGTTCTGTCTCCTTAATAAAATCAGGCATTTCTCCTTCATCTATTCTCTGTTGGCGTAAAATTCTGTTATATAACAATTCTTTTCTTTTACCTCTAAATTGGCGTTCTAAATTTGAAATAAATTGTAAAGCTCCGTCTGTTAATACTTCCTTAACTTTTCCATTTACTTCATTAAGAACCTCAATCCCAGATATATCGGTATTCATTAGATAAACTCACCCTCTCAATCATTTGTTATAGTACAGTTTATTAAATTTAATTGTATTATATAACAGATAACTTAAAAAGAGAACCCCTTTTTTAAAATTTCTAAAAATTTTTAGTTAGGAGGATACTTTAAGTGTCATTAAGGGCGTTTGTTGAATACTTAAATGGTTTCTAAACTATGTGATCGCAGATGATCTATTTGTAAGAGAAGACAATGAGGGGTAAAAAAGGAATGTTATTAATTAAAAATAGAAATGTATACTATTCCGCACCAAATTACTAATTGGTACGGAAAATTTTTATATTTTCACTTCTTTATTAACATAAGCTTCAGGGTAATTTCCTTTTAGAACATTTACAATGTTTTGAACCGTTAACTTCATCATTTTGGTTCTAGTTTCAATGGTAGCACTTCCTATATGAGGAACAACCACAACCTGATTAAATTTTAGTAAAGGATGTTGATTTGATATTGGTTCTTTTCTAAACACATCTAATCCAGCACCTGCTATTTCTCCATTCTGTAATGCTTGGACCAGATCATCTTCAACAACAGATAATCCACGTCCCACATTAATAAAAATGGCAGTGTTTTTCATTTTTGAAAAAGCTGCTTCATCAAATTTATCTCTTGTTTCATCTGTTAAAGGAAGTAAATTGACAATAAAATCTGCCTTTTCCAACAATTCATAAAAAGAACAGTACTTTGCATTTAGAGCTCTCTCTACACTTTCTCTTCTAGTACGGTTGTGATATATCACTTCCATATCAAACCCAGTTGCTCTTTTCGCTACTTTTTCTCCAATCCGTCCCATACCCACTATTCCAAGAGTTTTATGATGAATATCTCTACCAACTAATAACAAGGGATCCCAATCCTTCCAATTGCTACCCTTTACAAATTGATAACCTTCTACAATTCGTCTAGCAGTTGACATCAATAAGGCAAAAGCTAAGTCTGCAGTTGTATCATTTAAAATATCCGGTGTATTACATACAAAGATTTTCTGTTTAGTAGCTGCTACAATATCAATATTGTCGTATCCTACAGCCATGTTAGAAATAACTTTTAATTGTGGAGAATTGTCAATGATGGAGTGATCAATGGTATCATCAAGTGTCGTGAATAGTGCTGTAGCTTTAACTGCCTCTTTTTTTAAAATATCTAACGGCACTTTTCCATTTTCTCCATTCCACATTTTTACGAAAGCTATTTTCTCTAGTGGTTCCACAACTTCATTGGGTATTTTTTTAGTGATATATACATAAGGTTGATTCATATATTCATCTCCCAACTTCAAGAAAATATTTAAATATAGAAAAAATCCCTACTAGTATTTTCAACTATAGGGATCTTATTGTAAAGTTATTATAATTCCTCACCTTTAAATGCATCTAACAAGCAGTTGAAAATAATAATTACGATTGGAATTATCAGAGTCAAATATTTGTCGATTTTTATAAAGATTGAGAAAAAAGATGAGGAAGTTGATGAATCTGATTTTTGGGCAAGCTTCATTGAGAAAAATTCCTTGTTTGATATAATGGAGTTATTCGTAATGATTCGCAACCACTTGATGAAAATTACTTTTACGAAAAAAGTAGTTGAATAAGCTGTTCAAGTGTAGATGAAATTGACGGTGAATTCGTAGAAATTACTTACATTTACTTAGCCTAGGAGGAATAAATATGAAATTTTTTATTGATACTGCAAACATTGAAGAAATTCGGGAAGCTCATTCAGTAGGAATTTTATCTGGAGTTACAACAAATCCAAGTTTAGTTGCAAAGGAAAACGTTTCTTTTCATGATCGCTTAAAAGAAATAACCTCCATAGTATCTGGTTCAGTTAGTGCCGAGGTTATTGCAACAACAGCACCAGAAATGATTGAAGAAGGAAAAGAACTTTCAAAAATTGCACCGAATATTACCATTAAAGTTCCTATGACAATAGAAGGTCTAAAAGCTGTTAAAGCTTTTTCAGACGAAGGAATCAAGACGAATGTAACACTCATTTTTAATGCAAACCAAGCATTACTCGCTGCAAGAGCTGGGGCTACATATGTTTCACCTTTCTTAGGGCGTTTAGATGATATCGGACATAATGGATTAGAATTAATTTCAACAATTTCTGAAATATTTAATGTGCACAATCTTGATACAGAAATTATTGCAGCTTCTATTCGTCACCCACTTCATATTACAGATGCAGCGTTGTATGGTGCTCATATTGCAACTGTTCCTTACAAAGTCATCATGCAGCTTTGTAATCACCCTTTGACAGACCAAGGAATTGAAAAGTTTTTAGCAGATTGGAATAATCGAAAC
The window above is part of the Chengkuizengella sp. SCS-71B genome. Proteins encoded here:
- the aceB gene encoding malate synthase A; protein product: MNTDISGIEVLNEVNGKVKEVLTDGALQFISNLERQFRGKRKELLYNRILRQQRIDEGEMPDFIKETEHIRNGDWTIASLPKDLQDRRVEITGPVDRKMIINALNSGAKVFMADFEDANSPKWENCIEGQINLRDAVNRSITFENANGKKYSLNEEIAVLIVRPRGWHLEEKHIIVDGEPASASLVDFGLYLYHNAKKCMEIGSGPYYYLPKLENHLEARLWNEVFVFAQNELQIPQGTIKATVLIETILASFEMNEILYELREHSAGLNCGRWDYIFSYIKKFRNHDEMILPDRSEVTMTVPFMRAYSQLVIQTCHRRNAPAIGGMAAQIPIKNNPKANEEAFQKVSADKEREALDGHDGTWVAHPGLVPVALEMFDKIMPSANQIHRKREDIKVTAKDLLAVPEGNITETGVRTNINVGIQYIDSWLSGNGAAPIHNLMEDAATAEISRAQLWQWIRHPKGILDDGRKLTLELVQQLQEEELEKIKAERGAERFENSFIKEAVQLFNKLIENNEFTEFLTLPGYKHL
- a CDS encoding D-glycerate dehydrogenase, translated to MNQPYVYITKKIPNEVVEPLEKIAFVKMWNGENGKVPLDILKKEAVKATALFTTLDDTIDHSIIDNSPQLKVISNMAVGYDNIDIVAATKQKIFVCNTPDILNDTTADLAFALLMSTARRIVEGYQFVKGSNWKDWDPLLLVGRDIHHKTLGIVGMGRIGEKVAKRATGFDMEVIYHNRTRRESVERALNAKYCSFYELLEKADFIVNLLPLTDETRDKFDEAAFSKMKNTAIFINVGRGLSVVEDDLVQALQNGEIAGAGLDVFRKEPISNQHPLLKFNQVVVVPHIGSATIETRTKMMKLTVQNIVNVLKGNYPEAYVNKEVKI
- the fsa gene encoding fructose-6-phosphate aldolase; the protein is MKFFIDTANIEEIREAHSVGILSGVTTNPSLVAKENVSFHDRLKEITSIVSGSVSAEVIATTAPEMIEEGKELSKIAPNITIKVPMTIEGLKAVKAFSDEGIKTNVTLIFNANQALLAARAGATYVSPFLGRLDDIGHNGLELISTISEIFNVHNLDTEIIAASIRHPLHITDAALYGAHIATVPYKVIMQLCNHPLTDQGIEKFLADWNNRND